In Marinobacter sp. es.048, the following proteins share a genomic window:
- a CDS encoding ketopantoate reductase family protein encodes MIGILGAGSLGGLWGAMLPAGRAAFIARPGEPTDTDLSYRFRPFEGPESAVRIPLLRASDRPELILVTTKAGDTLDALAGVIDQFRVDIPIVLFQNGLGSQQAVAARWPERPILAASTTEGANRPEPGLLVHAGTGDTWVGPLTEPAKISVDSAVARLEDSGLTIHPEPAILQRLWQKLVINAGINPYTAILDCPNGEILSAPLYQSTIDELCQELSELMNAAVQIRQTPDSLRQRIEQVAKNTAGNTSSMRADVLRKRQTEIDFINGYLAKLGKELGIGTPVNQMLTEQVQQLSSH; translated from the coding sequence ATGATCGGTATTCTCGGTGCAGGCTCTCTGGGCGGGCTTTGGGGCGCAATGCTACCCGCGGGTCGCGCTGCGTTCATTGCCAGGCCTGGCGAGCCGACCGACACCGATCTCAGTTACCGTTTCCGGCCCTTTGAAGGGCCGGAATCAGCCGTACGGATTCCGCTTCTAAGAGCCAGTGACAGGCCAGAGCTGATTCTGGTCACAACCAAGGCCGGTGACACCCTGGATGCCCTGGCAGGCGTGATCGACCAATTCCGAGTTGATATCCCCATCGTGCTTTTCCAGAACGGCCTGGGCAGCCAACAAGCCGTCGCCGCGCGATGGCCGGAGCGCCCGATCCTGGCCGCCAGCACCACCGAAGGCGCCAACCGGCCGGAACCAGGGCTTCTCGTGCATGCTGGTACCGGTGATACCTGGGTGGGTCCGCTGACGGAGCCAGCCAAAATCTCTGTGGACAGCGCAGTCGCCAGGCTGGAAGACTCCGGCCTGACCATTCATCCGGAACCGGCCATCCTCCAGCGACTCTGGCAGAAACTGGTTATCAATGCCGGTATCAATCCCTACACCGCTATCCTGGACTGCCCCAATGGAGAAATCCTCTCTGCGCCGCTGTACCAGAGCACCATCGACGAGCTGTGCCAGGAGCTGTCAGAGCTGATGAACGCCGCCGTCCAGATCAGGCAAACACCGGACTCCCTGCGACAACGCATCGAGCAGGTAGCAAAAAACACCGCCGGCAACACCTCATCCATGCGTGCCGATGTTCTCCGGAAACGCCAAACCGAGATAGACTTTATCAACGGATACCTGGCGAAGCTCGGAAAAGAGCTCGGTATCGGAACACCGGTGAACCAAATGCTGACCGAACAGGTACAACAACTGTCGTCACATTAA
- a CDS encoding cob(I)yrinic acid a,c-diamide adenosyltransferase: MGNRLSKIYTRTGDDGSTGLADGNRIAKNAQRVEAMGTADELNCHIGLLIETLDSDDELIESLRRIQHHLFDLGGEFAIPGSRVIGDDHIEWLENTLDRHNEGLPPLKNFILPGGTPAAAQCHLARAVSRRTERVVVALGHEDSINTASRHYLNRLSDLLFVIARVLARRDGGEEILWEQKKSGL, translated from the coding sequence ATGGGCAACCGCCTTTCCAAGATTTACACCCGCACCGGAGATGATGGCTCCACGGGTCTGGCCGATGGCAATCGGATTGCCAAGAATGCACAGCGGGTTGAAGCCATGGGCACCGCCGATGAGCTGAACTGCCATATCGGGCTGTTGATCGAGACCCTGGACAGCGACGACGAGCTTATCGAAAGCCTGCGCCGTATCCAGCACCACCTTTTTGACCTGGGGGGCGAGTTCGCTATCCCCGGCAGTCGCGTGATCGGTGACGATCACATCGAATGGCTGGAAAATACCCTGGACCGGCATAACGAAGGCCTGCCACCGCTGAAGAACTTCATCCTGCCTGGCGGCACACCTGCGGCGGCGCAGTGCCATCTTGCCCGGGCCGTATCCCGTCGTACGGAACGAGTGGTTGTTGCCCTCGGCCATGAAGATTCCATCAATACCGCCTCCCGGCATTATTTGAATCGTCTTTCAGACCTGTTGTTTGTTATCGCCCGGGTGCTGGCTCGTCGCGATGGTGGCGAAGAAATTCTCTGGGAACAAAAAAAATCCGGCCTCTGA
- a CDS encoding valine--tRNA ligase has translation MEKTYQPENIERQWYENWESKGYFRPSGEGQSYSIAIPPPNVTGSLHMGHAFQHTIMDTLTRFKRMQGRNALWTVGTDHAGIATQMVVERKLAAEEDKTRHVLGREEFIKRIWDWKEHSGGTITRQIRRLGNSVDWDNERFTMDDGFYKAVQEVFIRLYDEGLVYRGKRLVNWDPKLHTAISDLEVENKEEKGFFWHLRYPLADGAQTQDGKGYLVVATTRPETMLGDTAVAVHPEDERYQHLIGKHVMLPLVNRRIPIVADHHADPEKGSGCVKITPAHDFNDYAVGKRNNLPMINVMTQDANIRNVAEVFNADGTENTELDGTMPSAYAGLTREAARKQIVADMETEGLVENIEDHVLSVPRGDRSGLIIEPMLTDQWFADAKTLAKPAIEAVEDGRIQFVPKQYENMYFSWMRDIQDWCISRQLWWGHRIPAWYDADGNIYVGRSEDEVRQKHNLDANVALEQDEDVLDTWFSSALWTFGTLGWPEITERLKTFHPTDVLVTGFDIIFFWVARMIMMTMHFMKNEDGTPQVPFHTVYVTGLIRDEHGDKMSKSKGNVIDPLDMIDGISLDDLLEKRTGNLMQPKLAEKIGKRTQKEFPEGITAHGTDALRFTLAAMATTGRDINWDMKRLEGYRNFCNKLWNAARYVLMNTEGEDCGVNDEPVELSLADRWIISELQSCEQDVIRHLDQYRFDLAAYALYEFIWNEYCDWYLELSKPVLNDEGGSAEAKRGTRRTLVRVLEAVLRLAHPMMPFITEEIWQRIAPLAGKTGDSIMLQAFPQPDATKQDAAVTADIEWLKGVIVAVRNIRGEMNISPAKKIPVLLRGKDAEDQRRMNDNRQFLSSLAKLESLDWFESDKAPMSATQLVGEMEVLVPMAGLIDKDAELKRLDKELERLQKEIGRLEGKLGNEKFTAKAPAEVVEKEQEKLRDAQSSQARLSQQRADIEAM, from the coding sequence ATGGAAAAAACCTACCAGCCAGAAAACATCGAGCGCCAGTGGTACGAAAACTGGGAATCCAAAGGGTACTTCCGCCCCAGTGGTGAAGGCCAGTCATACAGCATCGCCATCCCGCCGCCCAACGTTACCGGCAGCCTGCATATGGGCCATGCTTTCCAGCACACCATCATGGACACCCTCACCCGTTTCAAGCGCATGCAAGGCCGCAACGCACTGTGGACAGTTGGCACCGACCACGCCGGAATCGCCACCCAGATGGTGGTTGAGCGCAAACTGGCTGCGGAAGAAGACAAAACCCGCCACGTCCTGGGCCGGGAAGAGTTCATCAAGCGCATCTGGGACTGGAAAGAGCATTCCGGCGGCACCATCACCCGCCAGATCCGGCGCCTTGGCAACTCCGTGGACTGGGACAACGAGCGCTTCACCATGGACGACGGCTTCTACAAGGCCGTTCAGGAAGTGTTTATCCGCCTGTACGACGAAGGCCTGGTGTACCGGGGCAAGCGCCTGGTCAACTGGGACCCGAAACTGCATACCGCCATCTCCGATCTGGAAGTGGAAAACAAGGAAGAAAAAGGCTTTTTCTGGCACCTGCGTTACCCGCTGGCCGACGGCGCACAGACCCAGGATGGCAAGGGCTACCTGGTGGTTGCCACTACCCGGCCGGAAACCATGCTCGGTGACACGGCGGTGGCCGTGCATCCGGAAGACGAGCGCTATCAGCACCTGATTGGCAAGCATGTAATGCTGCCGCTGGTGAACCGCCGGATTCCCATTGTTGCCGACCATCACGCCGACCCTGAGAAAGGCTCCGGTTGCGTGAAGATCACCCCGGCGCACGATTTCAACGACTACGCCGTGGGCAAGCGCAACAACCTTCCGATGATCAACGTCATGACCCAGGATGCCAACATTCGGAACGTGGCCGAGGTGTTCAACGCCGACGGCACCGAAAACACCGAACTCGACGGCACCATGCCGAGCGCCTACGCCGGCCTGACCCGCGAAGCGGCCCGCAAGCAGATCGTTGCCGACATGGAAACCGAGGGCCTGGTCGAAAACATCGAGGACCATGTACTCAGCGTTCCGCGAGGTGATCGCTCCGGCCTGATCATCGAGCCGATGCTGACCGATCAATGGTTCGCCGATGCCAAGACTCTGGCCAAGCCCGCCATCGAGGCTGTGGAAGACGGCCGCATCCAGTTTGTACCCAAACAGTACGAGAACATGTATTTCTCCTGGATGCGGGACATCCAGGACTGGTGTATTTCCCGCCAGCTGTGGTGGGGCCACCGCATTCCGGCCTGGTACGACGCCGATGGCAACATCTACGTCGGCCGCAGCGAAGATGAAGTGCGCCAGAAGCACAACCTGGACGCCAATGTCGCCCTCGAGCAGGATGAAGACGTTCTCGATACCTGGTTCAGCTCTGCCCTGTGGACATTCGGAACCCTGGGCTGGCCGGAGATTACCGAACGCCTGAAGACCTTTCACCCGACCGATGTGCTGGTGACCGGCTTTGACATCATCTTCTTCTGGGTTGCCCGGATGATCATGATGACCATGCACTTCATGAAGAACGAAGACGGCACACCCCAGGTGCCCTTCCATACGGTCTATGTCACCGGTCTGATCCGGGACGAGCACGGGGATAAAATGTCCAAGTCCAAGGGCAACGTGATTGACCCGCTGGATATGATTGACGGCATCAGTCTGGATGACCTGCTGGAGAAGCGTACCGGCAACCTGATGCAGCCCAAGCTGGCCGAAAAGATCGGCAAGCGCACCCAAAAAGAATTCCCGGAGGGTATCACCGCCCACGGCACCGACGCCCTGCGCTTTACCCTGGCGGCCATGGCCACCACGGGCCGAGACATCAACTGGGACATGAAGCGCCTGGAAGGCTACCGCAACTTCTGCAACAAGCTCTGGAACGCCGCCCGCTACGTTCTGATGAACACGGAGGGCGAGGATTGCGGCGTGAACGACGAGCCGGTTGAACTGTCCCTGGCCGACCGCTGGATCATCAGCGAGCTGCAGAGCTGCGAGCAGGATGTGATCCGCCACCTGGACCAGTACCGCTTCGACCTTGCTGCCTACGCGTTGTACGAATTCATCTGGAACGAGTACTGCGACTGGTATCTGGAATTGTCCAAACCGGTGCTCAATGACGAAGGCGGCAGTGCCGAAGCCAAACGCGGCACCCGCCGCACCCTGGTGCGCGTACTGGAAGCCGTCCTGCGCCTGGCCCACCCGATGATGCCGTTCATCACCGAGGAAATCTGGCAGCGCATTGCGCCCCTGGCCGGCAAGACCGGCGACAGCATCATGCTGCAGGCCTTCCCACAGCCGGATGCCACCAAGCAGGATGCCGCGGTTACCGCCGATATTGAATGGCTGAAAGGCGTTATCGTGGCCGTGCGTAACATCCGGGGTGAGATGAATATCTCCCCGGCGAAAAAGATTCCGGTACTGCTGCGTGGCAAAGACGCCGAAGACCAGCGACGGATGAACGACAACCGCCAGTTCCTGAGTTCCCTTGCCAAGCTGGAGAGCCTTGACTGGTTCGAGAGTGACAAGGCCCCTATGTCCGCCACCCAGCTGGTGGGAGAAATGGAAGTTCTGGTCCCCATGGCTGGCCTGATCGATAAGGACGCAGAACTCAAGCGTCTGGACAAGGAGCTGGAGCGCCTGCAGAAAGAGATCGGCCGCCTGGAGGGCAAACTGGGTAACGAGAAGTTCACCGCCAAAGCCCCGGCCGAAGTGGTTGAGAAGGAGCAGGAAAAACTCCGGGACGCCCAGAGCAGCCAGGCTCGCCTGAGCCAGCAAAGGGCCGACATCGAGGCTATGTAA
- a CDS encoding DNA polymerase III subunit chi, which translates to MPENNPAPSPEPGSPAAGPSGQEDRNQRYWFHILAQNTPAARNLHAAKLVDKAWQQGDRVCIVCDNMQHAEELDDLLWNFSPDSFIPHSVVPDSATTCSDPVGILLCPPAPGDWDTVIILSATLPADADRFKRLALVAHNDPNVLNQARSHFKQLRALGIEPRVHDQRKRG; encoded by the coding sequence ATGCCGGAAAATAACCCGGCCCCTTCTCCGGAACCCGGCAGCCCTGCTGCCGGCCCTTCCGGGCAGGAGGACCGGAATCAACGCTACTGGTTCCATATCCTCGCCCAGAACACCCCGGCCGCCCGCAACCTCCACGCCGCCAAACTCGTGGACAAAGCCTGGCAGCAGGGCGACCGCGTGTGCATCGTTTGCGATAACATGCAACATGCAGAAGAACTGGACGACCTGCTCTGGAACTTCAGCCCGGACTCATTCATCCCCCACAGCGTTGTTCCCGACTCTGCAACTACCTGCTCCGATCCCGTCGGCATCCTGCTCTGCCCGCCTGCCCCCGGGGATTGGGATACGGTCATCATTCTCTCGGCAACCTTGCCGGCCGATGCAGACCGGTTCAAGCGACTGGCCCTGGTTGCCCATAACGACCCGAATGTTCTCAATCAGGCGCGGTCGCACTTCAAGCAGTTGAGGGCTCTCGGGATTGAACCCAGGGTTCATGATCAGCGGAAGCGGGGATAG